One Pygocentrus nattereri isolate fPygNat1 chromosome 12, fPygNat1.pri, whole genome shotgun sequence DNA window includes the following coding sequences:
- the LOC108412166 gene encoding polymeric immunoglobulin receptor-like, with translation MKILQFRMKIFLSTLYLISGPVCCSDVFGYSGGSILLFSDLQWDVNNTRYICRVEQSGCLDIMKDQTKVRSVTSGRFMMYSNADGEFTVLIRELNPQDSAVYRFGVGNEKHKDIELTVQSDSCCGGITKTNAYLGETANFDCNHPDEFKMKSKYLINLNDQNTIRRIICTGQASQKKQKDRFSISDDRSSNVFSVNISDVTEDDVGVYLCGVWKNQKSVGYYSYFREIQLKVSAPGSSIITVCVCGTLLLIGGAALIFYRRRNHMIQDSASTGQRTDKNNEDDDYENVSHGNRYNISMGPVHQSTNPNIADLVYENRDPNTDQSDSDYKNTNQSDFIYENVTIKSSG, from the exons ATGAAGATCCTTCAGTTCAGGATGAAGATCTTCCTCTCCACCCTCTACCTGATCTCAG GCCCAGTGTGCTGCTCTGATGTGTTCGGCTATTCAGGAGGAAGCATCCTTTTATTCTCTGATCTGCAGTGGGATGTAAACAATACACGGTATATTTGCAGGGTGGAACAAAGTGGCTGTCTAGATATAATGAAGGATCAGACTAAGGTCAGGTCTGTCACTAGCGGGAGGTTCATGATGTATTCAAATGCAGATGGAGAGTTTACAGTGTTGATCAGAGAGCTGAACCCACAGGATTCTGCCGTGTACAGATTTGGAGTTGGGAATGAAAAGCATAAGGACATTGAGCTGACCGTTCAGAGTG ATTCTTGTTGTGGGGGAATTACAAAAACGAATGCTTATCTAGGAGAGACGGCCAACTTCGACTGTAACCATCCAGATGAGTTCAAGATGAAAAGCAAGTACCTCATCAACCTCAATGATCAAAATACAATTAGAAGAATAATTTGCACTGGACAAGCGTCTCAGAAGAAGCAGAAAGACAGATTCTCCATCTCTGATGACAGAAGCTCTAACGTCTTCAGTGTGAACATCAGTGATGTGACAGAAGATGATGTAGGAGTTTATCTGTGTGGAGTGTGGAAGAATCAGAAGTCAGTGGGTTATTACTCCTACTTCAGAGAGATTCAGCTGAAAGTTTCTG cTCCAGGTTCCTCTAtcatcactgtgtgtgtctgtgggactCTGTTGCTGATTGGAGGAGCAGCACTGATCTTCTACAGACGGAGAAACCACATGATACAGG ACTCAGCTTCAACTGGCCAgagaacagacaaaaataatGAA GATGACGATTATGAAAATGTCTCACATGGAAATCGATACAACATCAGCATGGGTCCAGTCCACCAGAGCACAAACCCCAACATAGCAGATTTAGTCTATGAGAACCGTGATCCAAACACCGACCAATCGGATTCGGACTATAagaacaccaaccaatcagatttcatTTATGAGAATGTGACCATCAAGAGCAGTGGATGA